CAGGGAGTGAACGTCCTGTACCTGGAAGCGGATGTGCGGGATCGGCAAATGGTGGAAACGGCCCTGACAACGCTTTGGAATACGTTCGAACGACTGGACGTGTGCGTGTGCAATGCGGGTGTGGCCAACGATCAGCCGTTCGCGGATGTTTCCGTTGAGGAATGGCAACGACATATCGACATCAATCTGAATGGATATTTTCACGTCAGTCAGGCCGTCGCTCGTCGGTGGATTGCCGAAAAACATCAGGGGAAATTCATCTTCATGGGTTCCTGGGTTCAGGATGTCCCCTATCAGCTGATCACCCCTTATTGCGTCTCCAAGGCGGGCGTCTGGATGTTGGCACGCTGCATCGCGATCGAACTGGCGCCGCACGGGATCACCACCAATGTCGTCGCCCCCGGGATTCTGGATGCCGGGTTGTCGAAACAGGAGATGGAAGAACACCCCGAATTTCGCGAGAAATTCAGCAGGATCATCCCCCGCGGCCGGATGCAGACCCCCGACGACGTGGCTAACGTCGTCACGTTTCTGACCTCAGCCCAAGCGGACTACCTGACCGGGTCCTCCATCCTGTGCGACGGTGGTTGCCTGGTGGGGGCACCTTCCATGAACATGCACGAAGACGAATCATAGTCGACAGTCGCCCTCAAGTTCAGAACGGCTGCAAAACGGGTGTTTCAGTGCGGGGCCTGAACCGTCCGCGCCGCAGCCTTACAGGTTTGTCGCGGTTTGAATCCACTTCTGTCACACTGGTCTCACATTCGCCGGGTCTGCCCGGCGTTGCCCGCTGCCCGTGCTCTGCGAGGTTCAACATGAAAGTGATCGCTGTCCTGACATCTGCTGTCGTTTGCGTTTTTGGAGTGTCTGCGTCGTCGGCAACCGCAGATGTAACGATCTCTGTAAATCACGGTCCGGTGAACGGAGTCCTGCTGGAAACAGGGGGGCACCGACTGGCCGTGTATGGCTGGACGCTCGGGGCTGCGTCCGGCATCGATCACCTGCTGCTGGCACACGGGCGCCGGGATGTTGTCTGGAAAGCCATGCCACTGATCAAATCGGGCGCGAAGGTGATTGCCCCCAACCGCGAACGCTTCGGACTGGAAAAACCGGAAGATTTCTGGAATGAATTCACAACAGGTCGATTTCACGATTACGGTCAGCAGTCCACCAAAATTCTTCCGGCCAGGATTCCTGTTGATCGATGGGTGAATGACGGTGACACCATCGAATGGCAGGGCCTCGCTTTTCGTGCGATCGAAACGCCTGGGTACACTCGGGGATCCGTTTCCTGGCTGACAGAAGTCGACGACACAAAGATCGCATTTACGGGCGATCTGATTTATGGAGACGGGCAGATCCTGGATCTGTATAGTTTTCAGGATGCGATCCCGGATGCTCAAATTCGGGGCTACCACGGCTATGGATCGCGTCTGGCGGATCTGGTGACCAGTTTACAGCGAATTGCAGCCGAAAAGCCGGACCAGATCATTCCCGCTCGCGGACCCGTCATTCACGACCCTCAGAAAGCCATCGAACTTCTGATTCACAGAGTCCAGGAGTTATATCGCAATTATCTTTCCACCAACGCACTGCACTGGTACTTCAAGGAAGACCGTATGCGGTTGTGTGGTGAGCGTGTGTTGGGAAAAGACGCAGACGTTGAACTGATGCCGTATTCTCACCACGAGCAGACTCCGTCGTGGGTTTTCGAAAATGGGACCAGCCGACTTCTGATTTCTGACAGTGGCAACGCATTTCTGCTGGACTGCGGTTATCAGCGAATCATCGATGAGGTGAAACAGCTGATCACTCAGGGAGTCATTAAAAAAGTGGAAGGTATTTTCGTAACGCACTTTCACGATGACCACGCCGACATGGTCCAGGTCGCCGCAGAAACCCTGCAGTGTCCGGTCTATGCCATGAGCGAATATGCGGACCTGCTGGCGAAACCGGAGGCGTATCATCTTCCGGCGATGACGGCTAATCCAATCAGGGATATCAAAATCCTGCAGGACGGCCATCAGCTCAAATGGCACGAGTTCCAGTTCACCTTCCATTTCTACCCCGGCCAGACATGGTACCACGGTGCTCTGTTTGCCAGAAAAGCTGAACAGAAACCGATTTTTTTTATTGGAGATTCTTTCGCGCCTTCCGGGCTGGACGACTATTGCGTACTCAATCGCAACCTGGTGCATGAAGATTCGGGATATCTGCTATGTCTGAAGAAACTGCGCGCCATTGACGAACCGTTCTGGCTCGTCAACGAACATATTCCGTTCGTATTTTCATTCACGGATGATGAGCTGGACTTCCTGGAAACTCGATATCGCGAGCGGATCGCGATCCTGCGGGAATTGTTTCCCTGGGATGATCCGAATTACGGAATCGACGAGCAGTGGGCCGTGCTTTACCCACACGGTGTCACAATTGCTGCGGGAGAGACACTGAACCTTGAAATGCGGATCACGAATCATTCTCCGGTTGAGCGGACATTTACCGTAACTCCCCACGTGCCCGAGGACTGGAAACTGACTCAACCCCAGGTCACGCTGCATCTGGGTCCACGACTGTCGGGAACGGTTAGTATTCCGGTGACGGCATCATCGGCAAGCGGACAGTTTTTGGTCACTGCTGACGTTGCCGGCGACGGGATGGAGTTTGTTGAGTGGGCAGAGGCTGTGATCATGGTGAAGTGATGAATCTGCGAGATCACAGGCAACCGCCGTTGTCCGCAACACGGGAGTTCCGGCACCAGCGAATAGTCACGATTCTAAGCTGCGTTGTGTTGACCGTTCTTATCTCAGGCTGTCCGTCATCCGCCTTCGCAGTCCATCCGGTGTCAGTTACTCGAACACTGGTTTACGTGGCTCGTGACCGGGTTGATGTGACGATCGAAATATTTCTGGAAGACCTGTATCTGTTTCATAATCTGCAGCCCGACGAAACCGATTATCTGAACGCTGCAACTATTCGACGAGGAATAGAACAGCATCGCGAATTTGTGAGCACACGATTCCTGATTCAGGACGCAGAAGGATTGATACGCTCGCCGGAAACACCTCCCAAAGTCACGGCCGACATTCCGGACAAGGGGGTCTCATTGGCGGAACTGATGGCCCACAAACTCATATTTGAAATGCAGTACCGCTTCGATGCGCCTCCGGAATTCCTGACGTTTGAGCAAAGATTCACCGATGCAGACGGCGTGTTGCCTTCTGAAATGCAGTTGCAGGTCCGGCCCGAACATGCAGACCGGACAATCAGCAAAGCCCTGGTCCCCCACGCACCCGAAACAATTCGCTTCAACTGGACCAGTCCACCTCTGTCAAAGGATGCATCTGACCAGGAACGTCGGCAGTGGTCAAAACAGCAACAGCAGGCGACACTGGGAATTACCAGTTACAGTTCGGTGTATTCGTTTCTGTACATCGAAGACCATGAGGTCCGTCATGAGATCCTGATTCCGCTGCTGACACTGGAAAAAATCCTGCCGCTGAAACGCGAACAAACGGACTTCCTGACCGTCTCCGAACAGGATGCACTTCGACCGCTGATTGAAAAGTTCTTCGCGTCCGGTAATCCCGTGGAAATCAACGAAGAGCATCGAACACCGGTCGTCGACCGCTGCGATTTCTATGGTGTCAGCTTCCGCGATTTCGCTCAATTGACGAAGCGAAAACCGGTGGCAATGTCCAGCGCCCGTGTGGGAATCATCTTAACCTATCCACTCGACACCGCTCCCCGGAAACTCAGGCTGACATGGGATCGTTTTCACAAATCGCTGTGGGCCGTCAACATGGTCGTGTTTTCGAGGGACAGCTCTTTTCGCAGGACGTTGTCCCGAATCGGATCCAACAATGTCTTCAAGTGGAGTTCACCAAACGATTCTCCCCTGACACAGAAACGAGCTCCGGCAGCGGTCGTGGCAGAACTTTCCGAACTCCCCACGATTCGTTTGCCTGTCTTATCGCTGGTTCTGCTGGCGACTGTTCTGGCCTCAGTAATGCAAATATTTCGTCGTAAACTCAGTCGCACTGCAATCGGCACAACCATCGGTCTGATGTGTGTCGCGGCAGTGACATACAGCTTTGACGCCGGCTCTTTAAAAATGCGCTGGGGATCCCCCCAGGAAATTTCAGATAATGAGGCACGACACGTAATTACGCAGCTCCTGTCCGGTGTCTACGATGCCTTTCACTTTCGAGATGAAGACGAAGTCTACGAGGCTTTGGCCGTCAGCACGTCCGGTGATTTACTTCAGGATCTGTATCTGCAGATTCAGCAGAGTCTGCGGATGGCAGAACAGGGTGGCGCGGTTGCACGAGTCAAACAGATCGACATCATCGACACGCACAGACAAACGATGACACCAAATCCTGACTCACCGTCATCAGACTATGCTTTCAGGTGCCTTTGTCGCTGGAACGTATCCGGAACGGTTCAGCACTGGGGACACATCCATGAACGCATCAACCAGTTCCATGCCGATTTTCTGGCAGAACCTGTTCCCGTACTGCGAAAGGATGCAACTTCAGAAACACACCACTGGAAGTTCACCAGCATCGACGTTCTCAACAGTCAACGTGTGCACTTTGAAACACGTCTGCGAAACCTGACCTCGTCGCAGTGACTCCACGGTACTGAAGTCCACCTCCAGTTGATTACCCCCCTCTTCTCTGATGTCAAAATCGCAACGGTGCCTGTGGAAGTACCGGCGATCAATTGAGAATCAGACTTCGTGGCAGCTTGATGAGGGGGTGTCAGGGAGGCAATATGTTTCCTGGGGGCACTGCCCGGGCAGACTGGTCAGGGCAAAGATCCATCCCATTTTTGCAGGGAGTCCGGTTTCGCGGCGGACACGCGTTTTTTGCGGTATCCCTGGTGGATGTATTTACCGGCCGCAGAGTGTGCTGCAGGACGTAACCGACGATTTCCTGTCTGTTACTCGGTGACGCCGCCTGAGCCTTATACCCAAGGATGTGCGTGCGCAACCGATCGTCTGCGCACGGCAACGATCAACAACAGAAAGTCCCCGGAAATTTTGTTATGATCCGATACAGGCAGCGGTTACCTCGTCTGTGGCACACATGCTGTTCAATCGAATCGACCGAACTTAAAAAACCCACAGGTTTTCGCCTTAATCCGGAACACGTTTTGACATTGATCGTGATGACGGTTCGCAAACCGCAACCTGACAAAAAAAACACCGCCCTCCGATGCTTCTTCGGCGGATCCGTTGGGTTGATTATCTGAACACGGTCTTGGCAAATGACGCGGTTAAGGCCGGCCTGCACGATTGAAAACTGATGTATTTCTTCAGCAAACCGGACAGAGAACGGATCAGCAGCTTTCTCAAGTCACAATCCCGACTCAACTTCACCTATCGCGCTGTTGGTTCAACCCGAAATGGAGACCATCCGTCGGGATTCATTACGGACCACAACCGTATTCATTTGGGAACCGGTCGAGCCACTTTCGAAGCAGCCAAACGAGCCTTGCAGGAATGGCATCATTATCGGTTTGACTGGATTGAGCTGTATCGGCCCGATACGGCTCCTGAACCTCAGCAGTCGGTGGGAATCCTGGCCCGTGCTTCGGGGCTCTGGGTTTTGAATGCATGCCGAATCGTCTACGTGATTGAAGAAGAAGACGAACGACTCTGCAGATTCGCATTTGGTTATGGCACGCTGCCGAAACACGCCGCATCCGGTGAAGAACGGTTTCAGGTGGAACTGAACCGTGAAGATGAATCAGTCTGGTACGACATCTTCGCCTTCTCGCGGCCTAACCAGCTTTTGTCAAAATTGGCGTACCCGTATGTACGTCGAAAGCAGAAGCAGTTCGCCCGTGATTCCAAACAGTCGATGAAGACGGCCGTTGCCCTTCAGGTTTCAGAATCCCGTCAAAGTACTGCCAAAATTTCTTAAACGTAAACGGTTCGGGTTTCGTTAAACCCGTCATCTTTTACTTCTGATGCGTACCGGCTTCGGCAATCGTTTCCCGACCGCCTGTATGCGGAGAATATCCGGAACCACGAATGAATCGTAAAGTCAGTCCGAACAGCGATGGAATCGATCCCTGAACTTCGGCAACGGTCGCTGCCTCAAACATCTGAGTTTCCACACCAAGCTGGCTTTTCACCGCTTCCGGATTTCCAGCCAGGCCGTCAATCAGCATCTGCAGTTGAGCCGGCGTGGACAACGGGTTCCGGAACAACACGTTCATCCCCCACACAGACACTCGCTGAAACCAGACCGGGGTCGGAAGGATCCACACATTCAAACCTGTTCCTCCGGCAACGGTGCGCACGACATCTCTCAACATCATGGGTTGAGGACCAACGACATCGTAGGATTTTCGGATGGAAACATCACGTTCCAGTGCTGCCGCCACCACCCTCGCCACTTCCTCCCCTGAGACAGGCTGAAGAACCGAATCTCCTCTGCCAACCACGGGAAACAACGGAGTCAAGCGAATCATTTTGACCAGATGAGTGATCATATCATCGCCGCGTCCGTAGATGACACCGGGTCTGAGGATCGTGAAATCCAGACCGCTGCCACGCAACAACTCCTCGGCCCGCCACTTGGTGTCATGATAGGCATGACGATCATCCGGACGGGCAGCCACCACGCTGATATGAACAAAACGCCGCAGGCCCAGCTGTCGAGCTGCCTCGATCAGATATTTTACACCATCGACGTGAACCTGCTCAAAAGTTTGAGTACCCGACGAACGTTTAATCCCCATCAGGTTCACAATCACATCACAGTTCCGCAATCGTTCCAGCGGGAGCTTGCCGGACGCAACGTCACACGCGATGTACTCAACATCATCGGTGTCCGGAACTTCCGGAGTCCTGCGAGACAACACGATGACGTGATGTCCCCGGGCAATCAGCTCCGAAACAACATACCGCCCCAGGAACCCGCTGCCTCCGGTGACGATCACGTTCATTTTTCCCGTTCCTCTTAAAAAGAAAACGACCTGCTGTGTCAGATTCTTCACCGCAAAACGAAAATGCAGTTAACTCATAACGAAACCTCAAACGCAAAAGAAACGTCCGATACAGAACACTCCGTCACTTATGCCCGATGCGTCCCCGAATTTCCCGACCTTTTCAGACTGCGGAATCGATAGGATTACCTCCCATACCGAAAGATCATTCGTTCGATCTCCTTGCCATTCATCGCCTGCCGGAGTCTTCGCTCTTACCGACCGCTCAAACAGAGCGGCGGTTTTCCGGTTGTACCGAACGTCATCACCCACGGTTCCGCTTCGCACCGCCCGGTTCACCGCAGCCCCAGGCCTGAACGACACGTGACTCATGTTCTCCTGTCCGTCATTGGTTTTACAGTGGTAACTCAGACAACGTACGCAGTGCACAAAGACCGACAGCTTCCCCGGCATCCCATTGAATTATGTTTCCGACTGTGGTTCCATTTGTTTCTCAAAAATCTGGCTGTTTGCATACCGTGTTTGAACCAGTCCGTGAATGATCCAGGATGAGGACACACAGCATGACGCCTCTTTCAGGCTTATTTTCCATGTTGAGATAGCTTGATCATTACAGTGAGAACAATTCAATGCGTCCATTCTTCTGTATACCGGCGTTGGTCATCCCAGGCCTCATCCTGACGGCCACTCCCGGTCTGAGTGGTCCCCGTGTGACAATTCATCAGTCAATGTCACCTCCCGAATGGGCACTTCTGGAGCGTGAGTTGCTGCGGGCCAATACTCAGGCATGTCAGAAATTTTTCGACCGATATTTCGACGAACGTGGATTCCTGCTTTGCGTTGAACGC
The DNA window shown above is from Fuerstiella sp. and carries:
- a CDS encoding DUF1990 domain-containing protein — translated: MYFFSKPDRERISSFLKSQSRLNFTYRAVGSTRNGDHPSGFITDHNRIHLGTGRATFEAAKRALQEWHHYRFDWIELYRPDTAPEPQQSVGILARASGLWVLNACRIVYVIEEEDERLCRFAFGYGTLPKHAASGEERFQVELNREDESVWYDIFAFSRPNQLLSKLAYPYVRRKQKQFARDSKQSMKTAVALQVSESRQSTAKIS
- a CDS encoding complex I NDUFA9 subunit family protein, coding for MNVIVTGGSGFLGRYVVSELIARGHHVIVLSRRTPEVPDTDDVEYIACDVASGKLPLERLRNCDVIVNLMGIKRSSGTQTFEQVHVDGVKYLIEAARQLGLRRFVHISVVAARPDDRHAYHDTKWRAEELLRGSGLDFTILRPGVIYGRGDDMITHLVKMIRLTPLFPVVGRGDSVLQPVSGEEVARVVAAALERDVSIRKSYDVVGPQPMMLRDVVRTVAGGTGLNVWILPTPVWFQRVSVWGMNVLFRNPLSTPAQLQMLIDGLAGNPEAVKSQLGVETQMFEAATVAEVQGSIPSLFGLTLRFIRGSGYSPHTGGRETIAEAGTHQK
- a CDS encoding SDR family oxidoreductase → MNQENSSKSVLITGGAGDIGLAVARQMAAREFDIAVLDVISTQVAEERLAPLRDQGVNVLYLEADVRDRQMVETALTTLWNTFERLDVCVCNAGVANDQPFADVSVEEWQRHIDINLNGYFHVSQAVARRWIAEKHQGKFIFMGSWVQDVPYQLITPYCVSKAGVWMLARCIAIELAPHGITTNVVAPGILDAGLSKQEMEEHPEFREKFSRIIPRGRMQTPDDVANVVTFLTSAQADYLTGSSILCDGGCLVGAPSMNMHEDES
- a CDS encoding MBL fold metallo-hydrolase, with the protein product MKVIAVLTSAVVCVFGVSASSATADVTISVNHGPVNGVLLETGGHRLAVYGWTLGAASGIDHLLLAHGRRDVVWKAMPLIKSGAKVIAPNRERFGLEKPEDFWNEFTTGRFHDYGQQSTKILPARIPVDRWVNDGDTIEWQGLAFRAIETPGYTRGSVSWLTEVDDTKIAFTGDLIYGDGQILDLYSFQDAIPDAQIRGYHGYGSRLADLVTSLQRIAAEKPDQIIPARGPVIHDPQKAIELLIHRVQELYRNYLSTNALHWYFKEDRMRLCGERVLGKDADVELMPYSHHEQTPSWVFENGTSRLLISDSGNAFLLDCGYQRIIDEVKQLITQGVIKKVEGIFVTHFHDDHADMVQVAAETLQCPVYAMSEYADLLAKPEAYHLPAMTANPIRDIKILQDGHQLKWHEFQFTFHFYPGQTWYHGALFARKAEQKPIFFIGDSFAPSGLDDYCVLNRNLVHEDSGYLLCLKKLRAIDEPFWLVNEHIPFVFSFTDDELDFLETRYRERIAILRELFPWDDPNYGIDEQWAVLYPHGVTIAAGETLNLEMRITNHSPVERTFTVTPHVPEDWKLTQPQVTLHLGPRLSGTVSIPVTASSASGQFLVTADVAGDGMEFVEWAEAVIMVK